AGGGACTGTGACCCCGCTTTTATTAAAAGGAGAAATCATCGAATATTTTTCGCGACCAGGAAGTAATATTGTATTATGGGGAATGGTGTTATCCATCATCGGCGTAGCGCTTTGCGGACTGGCAGGTTTCCGGAAAGAACGTGATTTAGGTGAGCATAAAAAAGAACAAAATTTTAATATGACGGTCGGACTAATGCTTGCCATTATAGCAGGATTACTATCGGCAGTTTTTAATATTTCACTGGAAGTCGGACAACCTATTGCTGATTTAGCAGCCAAAAGCGGCGCCGGAGAGTTTCAAGGCGATGCAAAATTAATTGTCTCAACCGCAGGTTGCTTTGTCGTTAATTTAATATGGTTTCTGGTATTGGGCATCAGGCAAAACACATTAAAGGAGTTTATCCATTCCGAACTAACAACCAAACAAAAAGCAAAAAATCTTTTGTGGTCAGCTATTGCCGGCTCTTTATGGTGCGGACAATTCTTTTTCTATGGGCTGGGACATGTGCGCATGGGTGATTTTAAGTTTGTCAGTTGGGTTCTGCATATGTCCATGCTGATATTCTTTAGTTATATCGTAGGAGTTGTGATGAAAGAATGGAAAAATGTATCAAAGAGAACTTATGCAATGTTGCTGTTTGCTTTATTCATTTTGATCATTGCTTCAGTAACCATCTCCTATGGCAGCTTTTATGGAGATTTGACCGCTAATGCCAAATAAACGGTAACGCATAAAATAGATTATCAATAATTACACACTAAACAAAAAAAATCGACATGAATCAAGAGCTCTTACCTCAATTATCCGAATGCGTTGAATTCGGAAAGATAAATCTGGCATCCCCCTATCCTCCTGCTATGAAAGGAAAACCAGGCGCGGATGAATACGCACAACAAGCTATTGAAGAAGGAATAACACCTAATGACATATTAGACGAGTTAATAGGCGCCATGAACAAAGTTGGCCAGAAGTTTAGCGAAAATAAGATTTTCGTACCACAAATGCTCCTATCCGCAAAAGCCATGAATGCCGCAATGATGCACCTAAAACCATTTTTCATGAGTGGCGCAGTTCAACGAAAAGGCGTTTTTATTATCGGTACAGTTTTCGGCGATTTACATGACATAGGAAAAAACCTGGTAAGCATGATGATTGAAGGAGCAGGCTGGGAGGTAATTGATTTAGGCATTGACGTGAAGGCTGACAAGTTTGTTGAAGCCATACAGCAACATCCTGGAGCTGTGGTAGGCATCTCAGCATTACTAACCACAACCATGGTCAATATAAAACCGGTAATTGAAGCTGTAAAAACAACTTCTGCCAATACCAGGATTATTGTAGGAGGTGCTCCCCTTTCGGCTGAATTTGCACAATCTATCGGAGCAGACGCATATGGAAGAACGCCACAAGACAGCATCAAATGGTTGGACTCCATATCAAACTAAATATCAATCTGAGTTATATTGTCTATTACATTTTTAAAATTCATAATTTTCAAAAAACACAACACAATCATGAAGCCATGGATTGATACCGTTTTAGCAAGCAAAAAACAGATTGCATTACCCTTAATGACTCATCCCGGGATAGAAGCCATTGGGAAAAGTGTTAAAGAAGCTGTTTCCAACGGACAAATTCATTATGAAGCCATAAAAGCCGTATCAGAACAATTCGATGTAAAGGCTTGTTCTGTCATTATGGACCTTACTGTGGAGGCAGAAGCTTTTGGTGCAGCCATTAAAATGCCAGATAATGAAGTTCCTACCATCGTAGGTCAGCTTGTTTCAGATGCCGCTTCAATAGCAGCGCTTGAAGTTCCTGCCCTGGATAAGGGGCGTATCCCCGCCTATTTGTTAGCCAACAAATTAGCTGCTGAAAACATTAAAGATAAACCCATTTTCTCCGGATGTATAGGGCCATTCTCACTTGCCGGGCGTTTGTATGACATGTCAGAAATCATGGTTGCCATCTATATTGATCCCGAAAGTATTCGTCAGCTTTTAGCGAAATGCACAGACTTTCTTATCAATTATTGCAAGGCGTTAAAAGCAACCGGAACACAGGGTGTTGTTATTGCAGAACCGGCAGCCGGATTATTATCAAACGATGATTGCATGGAGTTTTCCACAACGT
The sequence above is drawn from the Microbacter margulisiae genome and encodes:
- a CDS encoding uroporphyrinogen decarboxylase family protein gives rise to the protein MKPWIDTVLASKKQIALPLMTHPGIEAIGKSVKEAVSNGQIHYEAIKAVSEQFDVKACSVIMDLTVEAEAFGAAIKMPDNEVPTIVGQLVSDAASIAALEVPALDKGRIPAYLLANKLAAENIKDKPIFSGCIGPFSLAGRLYDMSEIMVAIYIDPESIRQLLAKCTDFLINYCKALKATGTQGVVIAEPAAGLLSNDDCMEFSTTYVQQITKAVQDDSFTVILHNCGNTGHCTNAMIASGARGLHFGNKIDMIQTLKECPSDILVMGNLDPVEVFKHAEPKKVYEETMSLLQQTTAYSNFVISSGCDIPPHVPTDNIKAFFRAVNEYNNQFN
- a CDS encoding L-rhamnose/proton symporter RhaT; protein product: MITPNPIMGTFFHAVGGASASTCYLPYQKTNRWSWGTFWLAQSVFAWLLMPLLIGVITVPYFFDILLQAPPKVIWGAFLLGAVYGFGGMSFGFAIRNIGYSLTYTIGIGLSAILGTVTPLLLKGEIIEYFSRPGSNIVLWGMVLSIIGVALCGLAGFRKERDLGEHKKEQNFNMTVGLMLAIIAGLLSAVFNISLEVGQPIADLAAKSGAGEFQGDAKLIVSTAGCFVVNLIWFLVLGIRQNTLKEFIHSELTTKQKAKNLLWSAIAGSLWCGQFFFYGLGHVRMGDFKFVSWVLHMSMLIFFSYIVGVVMKEWKNVSKRTYAMLLFALFILIIASVTISYGSFYGDLTANAK
- a CDS encoding cobalamin B12-binding domain-containing protein, whose protein sequence is MNQELLPQLSECVEFGKINLASPYPPAMKGKPGADEYAQQAIEEGITPNDILDELIGAMNKVGQKFSENKIFVPQMLLSAKAMNAAMMHLKPFFMSGAVQRKGVFIIGTVFGDLHDIGKNLVSMMIEGAGWEVIDLGIDVKADKFVEAIQQHPGAVVGISALLTTTMVNIKPVIEAVKTTSANTRIIVGGAPLSAEFAQSIGADAYGRTPQDSIKWLDSISN